The following are encoded together in the Proteiniphilum saccharofermentans genome:
- a CDS encoding IS1595 family transposase gives MNLLQFIQEYPDEASCRQKFKEERDRIGIVCKRCNCTDHYWLENKSSYECKKCHSRTSLRSGTVMENSKLPCRYWLITIHLLTSTKKSFSTEELRRQLGHKRYQPIWEMVCKLREVMGKRDDKSMLTGHIELDDAFITTEVPEDQKGKPRKRGRGSQGKSKVVVMCESPPRDTPKKGRKDKKPGHLKMKVVPDLKSGTITQVAKERVDGESDLTTDDSTSYVELGQLVNSHASKVVKPEEAEKVLPWVHTAISNVKRLLLDVHHNKLKPEYLQYYPNEFCYKFNRRFFGEKLFDRLVIAAVSFSPDFKSKIYNRSYCG, from the coding sequence ATGAACCTACTTCAATTTATACAAGAGTATCCCGACGAGGCCTCGTGCCGCCAAAAGTTCAAGGAGGAACGCGACCGGATCGGTATCGTGTGCAAAAGGTGTAACTGTACTGACCACTACTGGCTCGAGAACAAGTCGAGTTACGAATGCAAGAAATGCCACTCCCGGACTTCGCTCCGCTCGGGCACTGTGATGGAGAACTCGAAGCTTCCCTGCCGCTACTGGCTCATAACCATCCACTTGCTGACAAGCACGAAAAAGTCATTCTCCACCGAGGAGCTTCGCCGCCAGCTGGGTCACAAGCGCTACCAGCCCATCTGGGAGATGGTTTGCAAACTGCGTGAAGTGATGGGTAAACGTGACGACAAGTCCATGCTCACCGGCCATATCGAACTTGACGATGCCTTCATCACGACCGAAGTGCCCGAAGACCAGAAGGGCAAACCCCGGAAAAGGGGACGTGGCAGCCAGGGAAAGTCAAAAGTGGTGGTGATGTGCGAAAGCCCTCCACGGGATACCCCGAAGAAAGGACGCAAGGACAAGAAGCCCGGACACCTTAAAATGAAAGTCGTGCCCGACCTGAAGTCCGGTACAATTACACAAGTTGCCAAAGAACGTGTCGACGGGGAATCGGACCTTACCACAGACGATTCCACATCCTATGTGGAGCTGGGACAGCTCGTGAACTCACATGCCTCCAAGGTTGTCAAACCCGAAGAAGCGGAGAAGGTGCTACCTTGGGTGCACACCGCCATCAGCAATGTCAAGAGACTGCTACTGGACGTGCACCACAATAAACTCAAACCCGAATACCTGCAATACTACCCCAATGAATTCTGTTACAAGTTCAACCGGAGATTCTTCGGGGAGAAACTTTTCGACAGGCTTGTCATTGCGGCCGTTTCGTTCAGCCCCGATTTCAAATCAAAAATTTATAATAGGTCATATTGCGGATAA
- the proB gene encoding glutamate 5-kinase has protein sequence MKKKLIIKIGTSTLTAGTNRISFAVIESLARQIVELKKEYDIVIVSSGAIATARQFVEINGFNKHVDSKQALAAIGQTKLMELYDNIFSTFGLNIAQILLTYRDFENPVANENTRNTIRRLWQVDYIPIVNENDTVSIEEIVLGDNDKLSALVSVITEADLLVLVSDIDGIFDRNPHLHADAQLIAEVTDLDSIKEFIEEKESLLGTGGMSSKVHAAEICMQHNVEMWIVNGQRANYIINAMGDRIPFTRFGKKVGK, from the coding sequence GTGAAAAAGAAACTAATCATTAAAATAGGTACGTCCACGTTAACGGCCGGAACAAATAGGATATCATTCGCGGTGATCGAGAGTTTGGCACGACAGATCGTGGAACTAAAAAAAGAATATGATATCGTAATCGTCTCATCAGGCGCGATTGCAACAGCAAGACAATTTGTAGAGATCAACGGGTTCAATAAACATGTCGATTCCAAACAGGCGCTCGCGGCTATCGGACAAACAAAACTAATGGAACTGTACGACAATATTTTCAGTACATTCGGACTGAATATCGCACAGATACTATTGACTTATCGTGATTTCGAGAATCCGGTAGCCAACGAAAATACCCGCAACACCATAAGACGACTCTGGCAGGTTGATTATATCCCTATTGTAAATGAGAATGATACCGTTTCCATCGAAGAGATAGTGCTGGGGGATAACGACAAACTTTCGGCATTGGTATCTGTGATTACTGAGGCAGATCTGCTCGTCCTTGTCTCCGATATCGACGGTATTTTCGACCGGAACCCTCATCTACATGCCGATGCACAATTGATCGCCGAAGTCACCGATTTAGATTCCATCAAAGAATTTATCGAAGAGAAAGAGTCCCTCCTCGGAACCGGCGGCATGTCGTCTAAAGTACATGCTGCTGAAATTTGTATGCAACACAATGTTGAAATGTGGATCGTGAACGGACAACGTGCCAATTACATCATCAATGCTATGGGTGATCGTATCCCCTTTACACGATTCGGGAAAAAGGTGGGAAAGTGA
- a CDS encoding glutamate-5-semialdehyde dehydrogenase, with protein sequence MNTEQKNNVLLSLAQLLELNRGNIKEVNEADMQTFPGMDDSMKDRLKVDDKKIDGMIRSLEEVASQPDPEGKILYEFVREDRLRIVNQTVPFGTILIIYESRPDVTIEAAATAFKAGNRILLKGGKEARQTNILLTGLWQQALDGQNVNTDWVQYLDLSREETQSLIKENSHRVDLIIPRGGEGLIRFVQENTSVPVIVSGRGNNFLFVDDNSDFGMAVRLVLNGKKRISVCNAIDKVLLHKGLDELEEKLSYLVTHLSEKGIEVWGDKEIASLCNTIKIENDAATLCEEYLAPKLYLTLVDGIQDAINMVNLYSGGHTAVIVTNDATNATEFMQQVDCAAVYHNASSRFTDGGQFGVGAEIAISTQKLHFRGPLGAQELVTNKWFVYGNGQIRE encoded by the coding sequence ATGAATACTGAACAAAAAAATAACGTATTACTCTCCCTTGCACAGCTATTGGAGTTAAACAGGGGGAATATCAAAGAGGTCAATGAGGCGGATATGCAAACCTTTCCCGGCATGGATGATTCCATGAAAGACCGACTTAAGGTGGATGATAAAAAGATCGATGGAATGATCCGCTCATTGGAAGAGGTTGCTTCCCAACCTGATCCGGAAGGGAAAATCCTCTATGAATTCGTACGGGAAGACAGACTGCGTATTGTCAACCAGACGGTACCATTCGGAACTATCCTGATCATTTACGAGTCGCGTCCTGACGTTACCATCGAAGCGGCAGCAACAGCATTCAAGGCGGGTAATAGGATCCTATTGAAGGGAGGTAAAGAGGCCCGTCAGACAAACATTCTGCTTACAGGGCTGTGGCAACAGGCACTCGACGGACAAAATGTCAATACGGATTGGGTACAATATCTGGACCTGTCCCGGGAGGAGACACAGAGCCTGATCAAGGAAAACAGCCACAGGGTGGATCTCATTATTCCCCGTGGCGGAGAAGGATTAATCCGGTTCGTACAGGAAAACACTTCGGTGCCTGTCATTGTGAGTGGCAGAGGTAATAATTTTCTCTTTGTGGATGACAACTCCGATTTCGGAATGGCTGTCCGTCTGGTGCTGAACGGCAAAAAACGTATCAGCGTATGTAACGCCATAGACAAGGTGCTCTTGCATAAAGGCCTTGATGAGTTAGAAGAAAAACTGTCTTATCTGGTCACACATCTCTCGGAAAAAGGCATTGAGGTGTGGGGAGACAAAGAAATAGCATCTCTATGCAACACCATTAAGATAGAAAACGATGCTGCCACACTCTGCGAAGAATACCTGGCTCCGAAACTGTACCTCACCCTGGTAGACGGGATACAGGATGCCATCAATATGGTCAACCTCTATTCCGGCGGACACACGGCAGTGATCGTCACCAACGACGCTACAAACGCCACAGAATTTATGCAACAGGTAGATTGTGCTGCGGTATATCACAATGCTTCGTCGCGTTTCACCGACGGCGGACAGTTTGGAGTTGGTGCTGAGATCGCCATCAGTACCCAAAAACTCCATTTCCGTGGGCCACTGGGTGCCCAGGAATTGGTAACAAACAAATGGTTTGTGTATGGAAACGGGCAGATAAGAGAGTGA
- a CDS encoding ABC transporter ATP-binding protein, which yields MINKETYTQSFKALFRNLVPFVKPYRGMIAGTLFLTLVGSFAAQVNPLLVNETINRVEDLLRQPDPFQNGMRLLLIISAIMLANELLNIGIQFGQKYFGEKIRIKVGSDLSQASVERILSYKMSFFSEPGNQTGLLQTRINRGIESLIGLVQNFFLDILPLFSTAIIALVVMYNANPYVGLLATIIVPAYFYVSQKQAGRLKGWRIQLRGQRERKNHGLINIIDSITVIKSFVREEPEGKKQYDVQMEMLNNQLQTRRTSYVYESLKSFIQQIGVVLIIILTVFLVLDGQMGIGAIMMHIMLFRNVSAPISQLHRIYDQVNDALIYADGFFEVLSNDEAVEAGGDIRAGNVQGQFEVRDVTFTYPNGKQALSNVTLSLEKGKTTAIVGLSGAGKSTLINLLCKFYKPDSGKILLDGVGLEDYENGSLRNNIGLVLQKNHIFKGTIYDNILYGKLDATREEVIEASKRAFLHDQVLLLPEGYDTDAFNLSGGQQQRIAIARLFLKDPPVIFLDEPTASLDAIATEHIKMSLDAIKEGRTVVIISHSLSQIIDADVIHVLKDGRLVETGSHESLYKLNGEYRKIFDASARSLNLDKMLDTLAV from the coding sequence ATGATTAATAAAGAAACTTACACCCAATCTTTTAAAGCCCTTTTCCGGAACCTGGTTCCTTTTGTGAAACCCTATAGAGGGATGATAGCGGGAACCCTATTTCTTACACTGGTCGGATCTTTTGCCGCCCAGGTAAATCCGCTTTTAGTGAATGAAACGATTAACCGAGTGGAAGATTTACTCCGGCAACCCGATCCGTTTCAGAACGGGATGAGATTGCTGCTGATTATTTCTGCCATTATGTTGGCCAATGAGTTGTTGAATATTGGTATCCAGTTTGGACAGAAATATTTTGGTGAAAAAATTCGTATCAAAGTAGGGAGCGACCTGTCTCAGGCGTCGGTGGAGAGGATACTCAGCTACAAAATGTCATTCTTCTCTGAACCCGGGAATCAGACCGGATTGCTGCAAACCAGGATCAACAGGGGAATAGAGAGCCTTATCGGGTTGGTGCAGAACTTCTTCCTCGATATATTACCTCTATTCTCTACTGCTATTATCGCCCTGGTGGTGATGTACAATGCCAACCCCTACGTGGGATTGTTGGCGACAATCATTGTGCCGGCTTATTTTTATGTAAGCCAGAAACAGGCGGGCCGGCTGAAAGGATGGCGTATCCAGTTGCGTGGGCAGCGGGAGCGTAAGAATCACGGGCTGATCAATATTATCGACTCCATCACGGTGATCAAGAGTTTCGTACGCGAAGAACCGGAAGGGAAAAAGCAATACGACGTACAAATGGAGATGCTGAACAACCAGTTACAGACCCGTCGGACAAGCTATGTCTATGAGAGCCTGAAATCGTTTATCCAACAGATCGGGGTGGTACTCATCATCATTCTGACTGTCTTTCTTGTACTTGACGGGCAGATGGGAATCGGTGCCATTATGATGCATATCATGCTCTTCCGGAACGTATCGGCTCCCATCAGCCAGTTGCATCGTATCTACGACCAGGTCAACGACGCACTTATCTATGCCGACGGATTTTTTGAAGTGCTTTCGAACGATGAGGCGGTAGAGGCGGGTGGTGATATCAGGGCAGGGAATGTGCAGGGGCAATTTGAAGTGCGTGATGTAACTTTTACTTATCCCAACGGCAAGCAGGCACTCTCGAATGTAACCCTCTCGTTGGAAAAAGGAAAAACGACCGCTATCGTCGGATTGAGTGGTGCAGGTAAGAGTACCCTGATCAATCTCCTCTGTAAATTTTATAAACCTGATAGTGGAAAAATCCTGTTGGACGGAGTCGGCCTGGAGGATTATGAAAACGGTTCGTTGCGGAACAATATAGGTCTGGTGTTGCAGAAGAATCATATCTTTAAGGGAACGATCTACGACAATATCCTTTACGGAAAACTGGATGCAACCCGTGAAGAAGTAATTGAAGCATCGAAAAGGGCTTTTCTGCATGATCAGGTCCTTTTGTTGCCGGAAGGTTACGATACCGATGCGTTTAACTTGAGTGGTGGCCAGCAGCAGCGGATTGCCATTGCCCGGCTGTTCCTGAAGGATCCTCCCGTGATCTTCCTCGACGAACCTACCGCCAGCCTTGACGCGATTGCGACCGAACATATCAAGATGAGCCTTGATGCTATAAAAGAAGGACGTACGGTAGTAATTATCTCGCACTCGCTGTCGCAGATCATCGATGCCGATGTGATCCACGTATTAAAGGATGGACGGTTAGTAGAGACCGGATCGCATGAATCCCTCTACAAACTGAACGGAGAATACCGCAAAATTTTTGACGCTTCTGCCCGCAGCCTTAACCTCGATAAGATGCTCGATACCCTTGCGGTATAA
- the hydE gene encoding [FeFe] hydrogenase H-cluster radical SAM maturase HydE yields the protein MEKTSIQYNIMNMLSSPSLNKRDIVSILKMDTREEMDALQSLAMEVKQERVNRIVYFRGLIEFSNQCRKNCFYCGLRKGNKGVNRFRLSEEEILKAADFAHENRYGSLVLQSGEDQSEDFTDFVCRVVKQIKSRYDLGITLSCGEQSEETYHRFFESGAHRYLLRIETASPDLYEKWHPEDGKHRFVTRLNCLKSLKKIGFQVGSGSMVGVPYQTYEDIAGDILFLRDMRVDMMGIGPFIEHSGTPFYRSEAYSIRQEERLGLTLRMIAILRILLKDVNIASTTAMQVLDKFGREKGLLFGANVIMPNLTPLIHRKDYLLYEDKPCLNEDASQCNNCLEARIASVGETIGYGEWGDPLHFFRRTKTS from the coding sequence ATGGAGAAGACAAGTATCCAATACAATATCATGAATATGCTCTCTTCTCCCTCATTGAATAAGAGGGATATTGTATCTATCCTGAAAATGGATACAAGGGAAGAGATGGATGCCTTGCAATCGTTGGCCATGGAGGTCAAACAGGAAAGGGTTAACCGAATAGTCTATTTCCGTGGGCTGATAGAATTCTCAAACCAATGCCGAAAAAACTGTTTTTATTGCGGATTAAGAAAGGGGAACAAAGGGGTAAACCGTTTTCGCCTCTCTGAGGAAGAAATTCTCAAGGCAGCTGACTTTGCCCATGAAAACCGCTATGGGTCGTTAGTCCTACAATCCGGAGAAGACCAAAGCGAAGATTTTACAGATTTTGTTTGCAGGGTTGTAAAACAAATCAAATCGAGATACGACCTGGGCATTACCTTATCGTGCGGTGAACAGAGTGAGGAGACCTATCACCGTTTCTTTGAAAGTGGAGCGCACCGTTATCTTCTGCGCATAGAGACCGCTTCTCCTGATTTATATGAAAAGTGGCATCCGGAAGATGGTAAACACCGGTTCGTAACTCGCCTGAATTGCCTGAAATCATTAAAAAAAATCGGATTTCAAGTGGGTTCAGGAAGTATGGTGGGTGTACCTTATCAGACCTATGAAGATATCGCGGGTGATATTCTTTTCCTGCGAGACATGAGAGTAGACATGATGGGAATAGGCCCTTTCATCGAACATTCAGGGACCCCATTCTACCGGAGTGAAGCTTATTCCATACGACAGGAAGAGCGGCTAGGCCTCACATTAAGAATGATTGCAATTCTGAGAATATTACTCAAAGATGTCAATATCGCTTCCACCACCGCCATGCAGGTACTCGACAAATTCGGACGTGAAAAGGGTTTACTCTTTGGAGCCAATGTGATTATGCCGAATCTCACACCTCTCATCCATAGAAAAGACTACCTCCTTTATGAAGATAAACCATGCCTCAACGAAGATGCCTCTCAATGTAATAATTGCCTTGAAGCACGTATAGCCTCTGTAGGTGAAACGATCGGATACGGAGAGTGGGGGGATCCGTTACATTTTTTCCGGCGCACCAAGACATCTTAG
- a CDS encoding sigma-54-dependent transcriptional regulator, producing MILIIDDDAIVRSSLSLLLKRAGYETEAVAPPEAALEFIRQVSPDLMLMDMNFSLTTKGEEGLELLQKVQVFCPRVPVILITAWGSISLAVRGMKAGAFDFITKPWDNRQLLKSVETALELKTRRMVPNLLQTCRELDDHYDFSSIIGQSEVLVDVLSTVARIADTNASVLITGESGTGKELIAEAIHKNSSRRKQRFVKVNLGGVSQSLFESEMFGHRKGAFTDAHADRTGRFELADKGTIFLDEIGELDTTCQVKLLRVLQDQTFEVLGDSNPRKVDVRVVSATNADLPTMVREKTFREDLFYRINLIRIHLPALRERKEDIPLLAQFFADRQSVQNRLSSISFTPGAFELLQTLPFPGNIRELKNLVERTILVSGKNRIQADDLRSQTTLPETSSATHNIVHGMTLDDLEAQTIRNAIEQHNGNLSKAARTLGISRTALYRRIEKYGL from the coding sequence ATGATCCTGATAATTGACGACGACGCAATTGTGCGCTCTTCGCTTTCACTCCTGTTGAAACGTGCGGGGTATGAAACCGAAGCGGTGGCTCCACCCGAGGCAGCACTGGAATTCATACGCCAGGTGTCACCCGATCTGATGCTGATGGATATGAATTTTTCATTGACAACGAAAGGCGAAGAAGGATTAGAATTATTACAAAAAGTACAGGTGTTCTGTCCGAGAGTGCCGGTGATACTGATTACCGCATGGGGTTCCATATCGCTTGCTGTACGCGGCATGAAAGCCGGGGCTTTCGATTTTATCACTAAACCGTGGGATAACCGCCAACTGTTGAAATCGGTGGAAACGGCGCTCGAACTAAAAACACGAAGAATGGTTCCCAACCTTCTACAAACATGCCGTGAACTGGATGACCACTATGATTTTTCTTCGATTATCGGACAATCGGAAGTCCTGGTCGATGTACTCTCCACTGTAGCCCGTATCGCCGACACCAATGCTTCGGTACTTATTACAGGGGAAAGCGGTACAGGCAAAGAACTGATTGCAGAAGCAATTCATAAAAACAGCTCCCGCAGAAAGCAGCGGTTCGTGAAAGTCAATCTGGGCGGTGTGTCGCAAAGCCTTTTCGAAAGCGAGATGTTCGGGCACCGGAAAGGAGCGTTCACCGATGCACACGCCGACCGTACAGGGCGCTTCGAACTGGCGGACAAAGGAACTATCTTTCTCGATGAGATCGGCGAACTCGACACCACCTGTCAGGTGAAACTGCTACGCGTATTACAGGACCAGACCTTTGAAGTGCTGGGCGATAGTAATCCCCGGAAAGTGGATGTGCGCGTGGTTAGCGCCACCAACGCCGATTTGCCGACAATGGTACGTGAGAAAACTTTCCGGGAAGATCTCTTCTACCGTATCAACCTCATCCGGATTCATTTACCGGCTCTCCGCGAACGCAAAGAAGACATCCCTCTGCTGGCTCAATTTTTTGCCGACCGCCAATCGGTACAAAACAGGTTATCTTCCATATCATTTACACCCGGTGCTTTCGAATTGCTCCAAACACTCCCCTTCCCCGGAAATATCCGGGAATTAAAGAACCTGGTGGAACGGACTATACTGGTGAGTGGGAAAAACCGTATCCAGGCAGACGATCTGCGCAGCCAGACAACCCTGCCGGAAACCTCATCTGCCACTCACAACATCGTCCATGGTATGACGTTAGACGATCTGGAAGCGCAAACCATCCGAAACGCCATCGAACAACATAATGGTAATTTATCAAAAGCGGCCCGTACGTTAGGTATAAGCAGAACCGCCCTTTACCGGCGCATTGAAAAATATGGTTTATGA
- a CDS encoding sensor histidine kinase: MKLRVYFYILVFLLLLVFGFTLYENLHTMSWRTMTIEGLILVALIYLIIFYRKTVRPLQTISSGMDLLREQDFSSKLREVGQYEADRVVAIFNKMMAQLKNERLQLREQNEFLDLLITASPMGVIVLNYDHQITDLNPAAIKLLELENANEVKGKKLSEIHGSMPIDLSEIPMHETRSIGLSNGTVYKCTLESFIDRGFPRPFYLIESLTEEVRRAEKKAYEKVIRMISHEVNNTTAGITSTLDTVIKELESLAEAQDMRQAMQICVERCYGMSRFITNFADVVKIPKAEPEPIDLNRLIGNLTRFMEVMCLNRNIQLAFHPDKNLQPIRLDSSLFEQVLLNIIKNSVESIEENGEIIITTGSQPKTLVVADNGKGISKEIEKKIFNPFFSSKPQGQGIGLLFIREVLSQHDFQYSLRTYPDGWTRFIIRFD, encoded by the coding sequence ATGAAACTGAGAGTTTACTTCTATATTCTGGTGTTTTTACTGCTGTTGGTCTTCGGATTTACACTTTACGAAAATCTGCATACAATGTCGTGGAGGACAATGACTATTGAAGGGCTTATTCTGGTAGCATTGATATATCTGATCATTTTCTACCGTAAAACAGTTCGTCCACTACAAACGATCAGCAGCGGAATGGATCTGCTCCGGGAGCAGGATTTCAGTTCCAAACTCCGGGAGGTAGGACAATATGAAGCAGACAGGGTAGTCGCCATTTTCAATAAGATGATGGCGCAGTTGAAGAACGAACGGCTCCAACTCAGGGAACAGAATGAATTTCTCGACCTGCTCATCACCGCCTCCCCCATGGGAGTTATCGTGCTAAACTACGATCATCAGATCACCGACCTGAATCCTGCGGCGATTAAACTGCTGGAACTGGAAAATGCCAATGAAGTAAAAGGCAAAAAGCTTTCCGAAATACACGGTTCAATGCCGATTGACCTTTCAGAAATCCCTATGCACGAAACCCGTTCTATCGGCCTGAGCAACGGCACAGTGTATAAATGCACGTTGGAATCGTTTATCGACCGGGGGTTTCCACGTCCGTTCTATTTAATAGAGAGCCTTACGGAAGAGGTGCGCCGGGCCGAGAAGAAAGCATATGAAAAAGTGATCCGTATGATATCGCATGAGGTGAATAACACCACTGCGGGAATTACCTCTACCCTCGATACCGTGATCAAGGAACTGGAATCCCTTGCCGAAGCACAGGATATGCGCCAGGCCATGCAGATCTGCGTGGAGAGATGTTATGGAATGAGCCGATTTATAACCAACTTCGCGGATGTGGTAAAAATCCCGAAAGCGGAGCCGGAACCTATCGACCTGAACCGGTTGATCGGCAACCTGACACGTTTTATGGAGGTGATGTGCCTCAACAGGAACATCCAACTTGCTTTCCATCCCGATAAGAACCTGCAACCAATACGTCTCGACTCATCCCTTTTTGAACAGGTATTACTCAACATCATCAAAAACTCGGTAGAAAGTATTGAAGAGAATGGCGAGATAATCATCACCACCGGTTCGCAGCCGAAAACGCTGGTGGTGGCGGATAACGGTAAAGGGATCAGTAAAGAGATCGAGAAAAAAATATTTAACCCCTTCTTCTCCAGCAAACCCCAGGGCCAGGGAATTGGATTGCTTTTTATCCGTGAAGTACTTTCCCAGCACGATTTCCAATATTCCCTACGCACCTACCCCGATGGATGGACACGGTTTATTATCCGGTTCGATTAA
- a CDS encoding pyrroline-5-carboxylate reductase family protein, with amino-acid sequence MSVKHGFIGFGNLAKAVYQGLKQEENIEFAYFARSRKEADIPYYNKISDLVAFADVIWLMVKPQDLSAVLEELTPLDRSGKTIVSPVAGRNIAFIERYLGTGQLIVRIMPNLAMAYRKSVTAFVSNQPDNGNASEIFHLLEKLGKAVQLEESGFDLFTAVFGSGPAFILSFIQIFKDKMQEFNLPGSLLDELLLELTQGTTLYFTQNQKNYSIEQLIQNITSKGGTTQAGLDYSRTHEIGKHFEGILDAARNRSEEMSKNGD; translated from the coding sequence ATGAGCGTGAAACATGGTTTTATAGGTTTTGGCAACCTGGCCAAAGCTGTTTATCAGGGATTGAAACAGGAGGAAAATATTGAGTTCGCTTATTTTGCCAGAAGCAGAAAAGAGGCCGACATACCTTATTACAACAAGATAAGCGACCTGGTTGCTTTCGCGGATGTGATCTGGCTAATGGTAAAACCACAAGATTTATCCGCTGTCCTTGAAGAGTTGACACCTCTCGACCGATCCGGCAAAACCATTGTCTCACCGGTAGCAGGGAGAAATATCGCTTTCATTGAACGTTATCTTGGTACAGGGCAATTAATCGTAAGGATCATGCCCAATTTGGCAATGGCTTACCGCAAATCGGTAACTGCTTTCGTGAGCAATCAACCGGATAATGGGAATGCATCAGAGATTTTTCATCTGTTGGAAAAGCTGGGAAAGGCTGTACAACTGGAAGAAAGCGGATTCGACCTGTTCACAGCCGTCTTTGGCAGTGGTCCCGCTTTTATCCTCTCCTTTATTCAAATCTTCAAGGATAAAATGCAGGAATTCAATCTTCCGGGATCACTTCTCGACGAACTCCTGTTGGAACTTACGCAGGGAACTACCCTCTATTTCACCCAAAATCAAAAAAATTACAGCATAGAACAGTTGATACAGAATATCACCAGTAAAGGCGGAACTACCCAGGCCGGCCTCGATTACTCCCGTACGCATGAAATAGGGAAACACTTCGAAGGGATACTCGATGCAGCGAGAAACCGGTCGGAGGAGATGAGTAAAAATGGAGATTGA
- a CDS encoding ABC transporter permease: MIKQYFKQAWYLIKQNKLFSGIYIAGTALGISMVMVMAIINHMKTANLYPETNRDRTLYLKTIIITPKDTTLKWHSSGGFSYKSCNMFFLSLKTPKLVSLEMDPVSKFVSLPNDSYLNRVQVRYVDNHYWDLFSFQFLFGKPFTEVDFRSGLPAAVISESLAKKLYGTIDVIGKYFECGFKEFRIAGVVRDVSYVLSGTYAQVWVPYTTTKSYNEEDNYHDGMIGSMRNIYLLAHSADDFDNIRTEVNENIRRYNAQSAEWNIDLAGQPDTKREEINRFWSNVGPDMHKIMLRNLLLVLLFLLVPAINLSGLNSTRMEQRMSEMGVRKAFGASRKKLFNQIFTENLLLTFAGGITGLLLSYLFISVSRNWILDLGKQIAETLPEGATVDFSMSMLFNFKIFLVVLLVCFAMNLLSALIPVFRSLRKNITDSLHIRYT, from the coding sequence CCATATGAAAACAGCGAACCTCTATCCCGAAACCAACCGGGACAGGACTTTGTATCTGAAAACGATTATCATAACGCCAAAAGACACTACTCTCAAATGGCATAGTTCGGGAGGATTTTCTTATAAAAGCTGCAATATGTTCTTTCTATCACTGAAAACGCCCAAATTGGTATCATTGGAAATGGATCCTGTCTCGAAATTTGTCTCACTTCCAAATGATAGTTATCTCAACAGGGTACAGGTGCGCTATGTAGACAATCATTACTGGGATCTTTTCTCTTTTCAGTTTTTATTTGGAAAACCATTTACCGAAGTAGATTTCCGCTCCGGTTTACCGGCAGCGGTGATATCCGAATCTTTGGCTAAGAAATTATACGGCACAATAGATGTCATCGGAAAATATTTCGAATGCGGCTTTAAGGAATTCCGTATAGCAGGTGTAGTAAGAGATGTGTCTTATGTCCTTTCGGGCACCTATGCCCAGGTATGGGTACCTTATACGACCACTAAAAGTTATAATGAAGAAGATAACTATCACGATGGAATGATAGGGTCAATGCGAAATATTTATCTGTTGGCACATTCGGCGGATGACTTTGATAATATCCGCACAGAAGTGAATGAAAATATCCGCCGTTATAATGCGCAATCAGCCGAATGGAATATCGACCTTGCAGGACAACCGGATACGAAGAGGGAGGAAATCAACCGATTTTGGTCCAACGTAGGTCCCGATATGCACAAGATCATGTTGCGTAACCTTTTACTGGTCCTGTTATTCTTACTGGTACCGGCGATCAATCTCTCCGGATTAAACAGTACCCGTATGGAACAACGCATGAGTGAAATGGGTGTCAGAAAAGCTTTCGGTGCATCACGCAAAAAGCTGTTCAACCAGATATTTACCGAAAATCTATTATTGACCTTTGCCGGAGGGATAACGGGACTATTGCTTTCCTATCTCTTTATATCGGTATCGCGCAACTGGATCCTCGATTTAGGAAAACAAATTGCAGAGACTTTACCGGAAGGGGCAACGGTCGACTTTTCAATGTCCATGCTTTTCAATTTCAAGATTTTTCTAGTGGTACTACTGGTTTGTTTCGCAATGAACCTTCTTTCGGCACTGATTCCCGTATTTCGTTCCTTACGGAAAAATATAACTGATTCGCTTCACATACGCTATACATGA